A region of Thermosinus carboxydivorans Nor1 DNA encodes the following proteins:
- a CDS encoding ISNCY family transposase, with protein MSDKEVRRAIVIDKVIQGVCTIAEAAEVLSLSERQVKRLKAGVIKEGFGFLAHGNRGRKPAHAISDELREQVLAIIRQPVFCEANDSHLTELLAEHYNIFLSVSSIRRIRRSAGISSPRKHRRPKFHRRRKRREQEGMLIQMDGSPHAWLGEDKPYISLIGAIDDATGKIVGAIFRPTEDLNGYFEVLRQIITKYGIPIAVYTDRHSIFVSPNADKLTIEDQLEGKKANLTQLGRALSELGIEHIKARSAQAKGRVERLWETLQDRLRIEMALAGIQTIEQANEFLQKFILKHNAMFEVEPANPNSAYRPAPSEESLREILCVKEKRKLKGGVLSFQGQLYKLDGLPAYFPDTTVLVHVHPDGKLRASYPKQNVVYDLTRVSEPVRTKSQPKEKAGPPPTPRRPAPDHPWRKGFRIPNTGSNYTPDRTKTEVFGSTLQP; from the coding sequence TTGAGTGACAAAGAGGTTCGCAGAGCAATCGTAATCGACAAAGTAATTCAAGGGGTTTGTACTATTGCAGAAGCGGCTGAAGTTCTTTCCCTAAGTGAACGTCAAGTCAAACGATTGAAGGCAGGTGTTATCAAAGAAGGTTTTGGGTTTCTGGCTCACGGTAACCGTGGCCGCAAACCAGCTCATGCAATTTCAGACGAACTTAGGGAACAAGTTCTTGCTATTATTCGTCAGCCAGTGTTTTGTGAGGCTAATGACTCCCATCTAACAGAGTTACTTGCTGAGCACTATAACATTTTTCTTAGTGTTTCCTCCATAAGGAGAATACGTCGTAGCGCAGGAATTTCCAGCCCGCGTAAACATCGTAGGCCTAAGTTTCACAGAAGGCGTAAACGCCGCGAGCAGGAAGGTATGCTTATTCAAATGGATGGCTCGCCTCATGCTTGGCTAGGAGAGGACAAGCCTTATATTTCGCTAATTGGAGCCATTGACGATGCTACCGGCAAAATCGTCGGCGCCATTTTCAGGCCTACAGAGGACCTCAACGGTTACTTTGAGGTTCTTAGGCAAATTATTACTAAGTATGGTATCCCAATAGCCGTTTACACCGATCGCCACTCAATTTTTGTTTCCCCTAATGCCGATAAGCTTACCATTGAGGATCAGTTAGAAGGTAAAAAAGCTAACTTGACTCAACTCGGTCGTGCTCTTAGCGAACTGGGTATTGAGCATATTAAGGCGCGTTCTGCTCAGGCTAAGGGACGTGTAGAACGTCTTTGGGAGACCCTTCAAGACCGTTTAAGAATTGAAATGGCTCTGGCCGGAATCCAAACTATTGAACAAGCTAATGAATTTTTGCAAAAGTTCATCCTTAAGCATAATGCCATGTTTGAAGTTGAACCAGCTAATCCCAATAGCGCTTATCGGCCGGCTCCAAGCGAAGAAAGCCTAAGAGAAATACTCTGTGTAAAGGAGAAACGAAAGCTTAAGGGCGGTGTTCTCTCCTTCCAAGGCCAACTATACAAACTTGATGGCCTGCCTGCATATTTCCCTGACACTACGGTCTTGGTTCACGTTCATCCCGATGGCAAGCTTCGGGCTAGTTACCCCAAGCAAAATGTCGTTTATGATCTCACTAGAGTTTCAGAACCCGTCCGGACAAAATCGCAGCCAAAAGAAAAAGCAGGTCCGCCTCCTACTCCACGGCGGCCTGCCCCGGATCACCCTTGGCGTAAGGGCTTCCGAATACCAAACACCGGAAGTAATTATACGCCAGACCGCACGAAAACGGAAGTATTTGGTTCAACCCTTCAACCTTAA
- a CDS encoding helix-turn-helix domain-containing protein yields MSFSDIVKAVRVYLGITQEQLARDLNISFSTINRWENGRTIPSRLAKMRFIEYCLQRNVDNAIIAELKDL; encoded by the coding sequence ATGAGTTTTAGTGATATTGTTAAAGCTGTTCGAGTATACTTGGGAATTACACAAGAACAACTTGCGCGAGATCTTAATATCAGCTTTTCAACAATTAACAGATGGGAGAACGGCCGCACCATCCCCAGCAGGCTGGCAAAAATGCGTTTTATTGAATACTGTTTGCAAAGAAATGTTGATAATGCCATCATTGCTGAGTTGAAAGACTTATAG